The Streptomyces europaeiscabiei genome window below encodes:
- a CDS encoding helix-turn-helix transcriptional regulator, which yields MRAARLIKMVLLLQSRPSMTAAELARELEVSERTVTRDAQALSEAGVPVYADRGRAGGYRLIGGYRTRLTGLARSEAEALFLSGVPGALREMGLEDAASAARLKVSAALLPSLRDASRTASQRFHLDAPSWFEEPKTPELLPSVADAVWDDRRIVARYRRGDSEVERELEPYGLVLKAGIWYLCARVPGRSPGTGSFRTYRIDRFLTVDGDGERFTRDEEFDLPAYWDEQAERFARSILHAEIVVRLSAEGVRRLPRVVDPVSARDALASAGAPDGHGLTTVALRVESEEVAHTQLTALGAEAEVLAPESLRERFAGDARRLAGMYPTA from the coding sequence ATGCGTGCCGCCCGGCTGATCAAGATGGTGTTGTTGCTCCAGTCCCGCCCCTCCATGACCGCCGCCGAACTCGCGCGAGAGCTGGAGGTGTCCGAGCGAACCGTCACCCGGGACGCCCAGGCACTGTCGGAGGCGGGGGTACCGGTGTACGCGGACCGGGGCCGGGCCGGCGGGTATCGGCTGATCGGCGGATACCGGACGCGACTGACGGGGCTCGCCCGGAGCGAGGCCGAGGCGCTGTTCCTCAGCGGTGTGCCGGGGGCGCTGCGGGAGATGGGGTTGGAGGACGCGGCCTCCGCCGCCCGGCTGAAGGTGTCGGCCGCCCTGTTGCCCTCCCTCCGCGATGCCTCCCGTACGGCCTCCCAGCGGTTCCACCTCGACGCGCCGAGCTGGTTCGAGGAGCCGAAGACCCCTGAGCTGCTGCCCTCCGTGGCGGACGCGGTGTGGGACGACCGCCGGATCGTCGCGCGGTACCGCAGGGGTGACAGCGAGGTCGAGCGCGAGCTGGAGCCGTACGGCCTCGTCCTCAAGGCCGGCATCTGGTACCTGTGCGCCCGTGTTCCGGGCCGGAGCCCCGGCACGGGCTCCTTCCGGACCTACCGCATCGACCGCTTCCTCACCGTCGACGGCGACGGCGAGCGCTTCACCCGCGACGAGGAGTTCGACCTGCCCGCCTACTGGGACGAGCAGGCGGAACGGTTCGCCCGGTCGATCCTGCACGCCGAGATCGTCGTACGGCTCTCGGCGGAGGGGGTGCGGAGGCTGCCCCGCGTCGTGGATCCCGTCTCGGCGCGGGACGCCCTGGCGTCGGCCGGGGCCCCCGACGGCCACGGCCTGACGACCGTCGCGCTCCGCGTCGAGTCGGAGGAGGTGGCGCACACCCAGCTCACGGCGTTGGGGGCGGAGGCCGAGGTGCTGGCCCCCGAGAGCCTGCGGGAGCGCTTCGCGGGAGACGCGCGTCGGCTCGCCGGGATGTACCCGACCGCATGA